In Nyctibius grandis isolate bNycGra1 chromosome 17, bNycGra1.pri, whole genome shotgun sequence, the genomic stretch GCTCCAGCGgccgtgccccctccccagccatggAGCATCTCCTGGGGCCATGGGTCTGGGGTATGGATGGGCTCCAGCGgccgtgccccctccccagccatggAGCATCTCCTGGGGCCATGGGTCTGGGGTATGGATGGGCTCCAGCGGCTGTGACCCCTCCGCAGCCATGGAGCATCTCCTGGGGCCGTGGGTCTGGGGTATGGATGGGCTCCAGCGgccgtgccccctccccagccatggAGCATCTCCTGGGGCCACGGGTCTGGGGTATGGATGGGCTCCAGTGGCCATGCCCCTCCCCAGCCATGGAGCATCTCCTGGGGCCGTGGTCCCCCTCTCCACTCCAGGAGCCCCGCCGTGCCGGGAACAAGCCGTGTCTGCCGAGGCAGCGCTGGAGCTGCTGCCGGAGGAACCCCTGCAGGGGTGGAAAACGATCGAATGGAGAGTGAAACTTGAGGCAGGATCCCAGAGCCGCATCCTGACGGCTGGGAAGGACGAAGATGTCCCATCCTTGATGGGCCCTTTTGCTGGGagagctgttttccagcagcagaCCCTCTCCCTGCGGATCAGCCCCGTCAGCCCAGCAGACAGCGGGGTCTATAGGGCAGAGTTTGAGGACGCATCAGGCACTTTTACCTCCGTGTGCTTCCACGTGTCGGTGTGGGGTGAGTAGCTGAGTCCCCATCACCCCaccaccctgtcccccccatcccTTCTCACCAGCTCTGTCCCACCAGAGCCCATCCGCCAGCCCCATCTGGAGGCACACATCCTGcaccaggagcagggctggtgcAACCTCTCGCTGCTCTGCACCGTGCCCGGCGCCACCAACGTCTCCTACAGCTGGTCCTGCAGCGGGGACACCCTGGGACCCTCGGAGCACCAGCCCCGGCTACGCCTGCAggtccctggggatgctgaCCCCACCATCTGCCACTGCAACGCCAGCAACCCCGGGAGCTGGGGCACGGCCAGCACCGACGTGGcggcagcctgcagccctgcggCCCCGGGTAATTCACCCTCAGCTCCCTAAAGGATAGATTTAGGGGGTGCACAAGCCACGTGGCTTCCAGCCCTCTCTTGGGGCCCTTCACCTCCCTGCCTGGGCCAGTGAAACTGCGGAGGACGTCACGCTGACGCCCAAATGTGCCCAGCTTCCCTCCTGGGAAAGGGACGGTGACAGCCGAGCGCGGTGACCTGATGGGGGCTGAGGTTTCCAGGCCAGGTCTGTCCCCTGCGGGCTGCGCTGGAGGCTGTGCTCAGAAACTGCTCG encodes the following:
- the LOC137671538 gene encoding SLAM family member 9-like; amino-acid sequence: MRRHGGPRYPPVLLRLVLLAAAGGQGAPPCREQAVSAEAALELLPEEPLQGWKTIEWRVKLEAGSQSRILTAGKDEDVPSLMGPFAGRAVFQQQTLSLRISPVSPADSGVYRAEFEDASGTFTSVCFHVSVWEPIRQPHLEAHILHQEQGWCNLSLLCTVPGATNVSYSWSCSGDTLGPSEHQPRLRLQVPGDADPTICHCNASNPGSWGTASTDVAAACSPAAPGNSPSAP